The proteins below come from a single Deltaproteobacteria bacterium genomic window:
- a CDS encoding IS5/IS1182 family transposase, which produces WMNRFRRLLVRWEKREQNYEAMLHLACAWITMKLAGVFG; this is translated from the coding sequence CGTGGATGAACCGATTCCGCCGGCTCCTCGTCCGCTGGGAGAAGCGCGAGCAGAACTACGAGGCAATGCTCCATCTCGCCTGTGCCTGGATCACGATGAAACTGGCTGGGGTTTTCGGATAG
- a CDS encoding sterol desaturase family protein: protein MSSAALTESLDLLRIAALAAALLLALSLEHFLPHARLAHRAGARRTNFALWLLDALVMRIVCGACGFTLAAWCEARGFGLLHALAAPAWLALPLGVIALDAVSYFWHRANHRVAWLWRFHRVHHADRAFQATTALRFHPGELLLALPLRLAAIAAFGLSPLGVLAFEIVFGAMNLLEHGNFDLPARLERALARGIVTPALHRLHHSRDASDLNSNFGTVLSAWDRALGTLRESSSEEQFETGLPGALGEREMTLARAIAAPFAAGSATRA from the coding sequence GTGTCCTCAGCTGCGCTAACCGAATCCCTCGACCTCCTCCGCATCGCGGCTCTCGCAGCCGCCCTCCTCCTCGCACTTTCGCTCGAGCACTTCCTCCCGCACGCGCGCCTCGCGCACCGCGCGGGCGCGCGGCGCACGAACTTCGCGCTCTGGCTGCTCGACGCGCTCGTGATGCGCATCGTGTGCGGCGCGTGCGGGTTCACGCTCGCAGCGTGGTGCGAGGCGCGGGGCTTCGGGCTGCTTCACGCGCTCGCGGCGCCGGCGTGGCTTGCGCTGCCGCTCGGCGTGATCGCGCTCGATGCGGTGTCGTACTTCTGGCACCGCGCGAATCACCGTGTCGCGTGGCTCTGGCGCTTTCATCGCGTGCACCACGCAGACCGCGCGTTTCAGGCGACCACCGCGCTGCGCTTCCATCCGGGCGAGTTGTTGCTGGCGCTGCCCCTGCGGCTCGCGGCGATCGCCGCGTTCGGGCTCTCGCCGCTCGGTGTGCTCGCGTTCGAGATCGTGTTCGGCGCGATGAATCTGCTCGAGCACGGCAACTTCGATTTGCCCGCGCGGCTCGAGCGCGCCCTCGCGCGCGGCATCGTCACGCCTGCCCTGCATCGCCTGCACCACTCGCGCGACGCGAGCGACCTCAACTCGAACTTCGGGACGGTGTTGTCCGCCTGGGACCGCGCGCTCGGAACGCTCCGCGAATCGAGCAGCGAGGAGCAATTCGAGACTGGTTTGCCCGGCGCGCTCGGCGAGCGCGAGATGACCCTCGCGCGCGCGATCGCGGCACCGTTCGCAGCTGGGAGCGCGACGCGCGCCTAG
- a CDS encoding methyltransferase — translation MPKVSPQARMMELMTGHWVAQMVFAVAKLGVPDALGTKALAADAIAKQVGANAAYLRRLLRTLASVGVFAEDARGRFKLTPLGQTLRNKPGSARDFALMIVAPYNYRSWERLTDAVREGKTAFDLEFGRPLFDYLRDHPDDDRQFSASMASISAPENDAIARAYPFEKLGTLVDVGGAHGHLLATILRKHKKLRGVLFDQPQVVAGADASGFISAPGVRERCERVGGSFFESVPAGADAYLMKYIIHDWDDAKCERILGLCRDAMAPGGRVLVVDRVIRPGNAPDWSKWLDINMLVGPGGQERTLPEFSALFARAGLKLLKAHKTRSPLTVLEAVRA, via the coding sequence GTGCCGAAGGTTTCGCCGCAAGCGCGCATGATGGAGCTGATGACCGGCCATTGGGTGGCGCAGATGGTCTTCGCAGTCGCCAAGCTGGGCGTGCCCGACGCGCTCGGCACGAAGGCGCTCGCAGCGGACGCGATCGCGAAGCAGGTCGGCGCGAACGCGGCGTACCTGCGGCGCCTGCTGCGCACGCTCGCGAGCGTGGGCGTGTTCGCGGAAGACGCGCGCGGCCGCTTCAAGCTGACGCCGCTCGGCCAGACGCTCCGTAACAAGCCGGGCAGCGCGCGCGACTTCGCGCTGATGATCGTCGCGCCGTACAACTACCGCTCGTGGGAGCGCCTCACCGACGCGGTGCGCGAAGGCAAGACCGCCTTCGACCTCGAGTTCGGCCGCCCGCTCTTCGACTATCTGCGCGATCACCCGGACGACGACCGCCAGTTCTCGGCCTCGATGGCGAGCATCTCCGCCCCCGAGAACGACGCGATCGCGCGCGCCTACCCGTTCGAAAAGCTCGGCACGCTGGTCGACGTCGGCGGTGCACACGGCCACCTGCTCGCGACGATCCTGCGCAAGCACAAGAAGCTGCGCGGCGTGCTGTTCGATCAGCCGCAGGTCGTCGCCGGCGCCGACGCGAGCGGATTCATCTCGGCGCCCGGCGTTCGCGAACGCTGCGAGCGCGTCGGCGGCAGCTTCTTCGAGAGCGTCCCCGCCGGCGCCGACGCCTACCTGATGAAGTACATCATCCACGATTGGGATGACGCGAAGTGCGAGCGCATCCTTGGACTCTGTCGCGACGCGATGGCGCCCGGCGGGCGTGTGCTCGTCGTCGACCGAGTGATTAGGCCCGGCAACGCGCCCGACTGGAGCAAGTGGCTCGACATCAACATGCTCGTCGGTCCCGGCGGCCAGGAGCGCACGCTGCCCGAGTTCAGCGCGCTGTTCGCGCGCGCGGGGCTGAAGCTGCTGAAGGCGCACAAGACGCGGAGCCCGCTGACGGTGCTGGAGGCGGTGCGCGCGTAG
- a CDS encoding enoyl-CoA hydratase/isomerase family protein yields MSDFCLTQREGHLFLVTINRPDVMNALHPAANRALAAAFDEFAADPELWVAIITGAGDRAFSAGNDLKNQASGGDMSGQPESGFGGLTSRHDLVKPVIAAVNGVAMGGGFEIALACDLIIAAENAVFALPEPRVGLAALAGGVHRLPRQIGLKNAMGMMLTGRRVSAKEGQQLGFVNEVVPAGQAVAGAKKWAAQILECAPLSVRASKEAAMQGLGLPLEQAMGGRYAGVATMVKSQDFIEGPRAFAQKRAPNWQGK; encoded by the coding sequence ATGTCCGACTTCTGTCTCACGCAGCGCGAAGGCCACCTCTTCCTCGTCACGATCAATCGCCCCGACGTGATGAACGCGCTGCACCCCGCAGCGAACCGCGCGCTCGCGGCGGCGTTCGACGAGTTCGCGGCGGACCCGGAGCTGTGGGTCGCGATCATCACGGGCGCGGGCGATCGCGCCTTCAGCGCAGGCAACGACTTGAAGAATCAAGCGAGCGGCGGCGACATGAGCGGCCAGCCCGAGAGCGGCTTCGGCGGCCTGACGAGCCGGCACGATCTCGTGAAGCCGGTGATCGCCGCGGTGAACGGCGTCGCGATGGGCGGCGGCTTCGAGATCGCGCTCGCGTGCGACTTGATCATCGCCGCAGAGAACGCGGTGTTCGCGCTGCCCGAGCCTCGCGTCGGCCTTGCTGCGCTCGCGGGCGGCGTACACCGCCTGCCGCGCCAGATCGGGCTCAAGAACGCGATGGGCATGATGCTCACGGGCCGCCGCGTCTCGGCGAAGGAAGGGCAGCAGCTCGGCTTCGTGAACGAGGTGGTGCCCGCGGGCCAGGCGGTTGCGGGCGCGAAGAAGTGGGCCGCGCAGATCCTCGAATGCGCGCCGCTCAGCGTGCGCGCGAGCAAGGAGGCGGCGATGCAGGGCCTCGGCTTGCCGCTCGAGCAGGCGATGGGCGGCCGCTACGCCGGAGTCGCCACGATGGTGAAGAGCCAGGACTTCATCGAAGGCCCGCGCGCGTTCGCGCAGAAACGCGCCCCGAACTGGCAGGGAAAGTAG
- a CDS encoding MFS transporter, whose amino-acid sequence MNDSEPAAAAAVTIPPRTANYVLALLTVVYAFNYLDRQLLAILMEPVKKEFGASDGEMGLLTGFLFALIYTVAGIPVARVADLFGRRTVIAASLAIWSAMTALTGFATSFAQLRLARIGVALGEAGGSPPSFALISDYFPQDRRATALGIFALGVPLGTLLGNVAGGWIGQEYGWRSAFIWMGLPGIALAGVLAFTVKEPPRPAAARGTRVADVARLLFSQRVFWWMVGGVSFSAFAGYGFGVWKPSFLMRVHDFSLATAGFAVGFVNLFTGVASSYLGGFLSDRWSKRDPRAPMLVAAASAALAFPLQIAFVLSPSPWLALLVIAPIGIVGGMWPPPTYATTQNLVPAHMRALTSAVLLFFLNLIGLGLGPWLVGGLSDALAPEYGAQSIRYALVVAMFAYPIGAFCYWRAARELGRAAATV is encoded by the coding sequence GTGAACGACTCCGAGCCCGCTGCCGCAGCCGCCGTAACAATTCCGCCGCGCACTGCGAACTACGTGCTCGCGCTGCTGACCGTCGTCTACGCCTTCAACTATCTCGACCGCCAGCTGCTCGCGATCCTGATGGAGCCCGTCAAGAAGGAGTTCGGTGCGAGCGACGGCGAGATGGGGCTGCTGACCGGCTTCCTCTTCGCACTGATCTACACCGTCGCTGGCATTCCGGTGGCGCGCGTCGCGGACCTGTTCGGGCGGCGCACGGTGATCGCGGCGTCGCTCGCGATCTGGAGCGCGATGACCGCGCTCACCGGCTTCGCGACGTCGTTCGCGCAGCTGCGCCTCGCGCGCATCGGCGTGGCGCTCGGCGAGGCGGGCGGCTCGCCGCCGTCGTTCGCGTTGATCTCCGACTACTTCCCGCAAGACCGGCGCGCGACTGCGCTCGGCATCTTCGCGCTCGGCGTGCCGCTCGGGACATTGTTAGGGAACGTCGCGGGCGGCTGGATCGGTCAGGAGTACGGTTGGCGCAGCGCGTTCATCTGGATGGGCCTGCCCGGCATCGCGCTCGCCGGCGTGCTCGCCTTCACGGTGAAGGAGCCGCCGCGCCCCGCCGCGGCCCGCGGCACGCGCGTCGCGGACGTCGCGCGCCTCTTGTTCTCGCAGCGCGTGTTCTGGTGGATGGTCGGCGGCGTCAGCTTCTCCGCCTTCGCGGGCTACGGCTTCGGCGTGTGGAAGCCCTCGTTCCTGATGCGCGTGCACGACTTCTCGCTCGCGACCGCCGGCTTCGCGGTCGGCTTCGTGAACCTCTTCACGGGCGTCGCTTCGAGCTACCTCGGCGGCTTTCTCTCCGACCGCTGGTCGAAGCGGGACCCGCGCGCGCCCATGCTCGTCGCAGCGGCTTCCGCAGCGCTCGCGTTCCCGCTGCAGATCGCGTTCGTGCTGAGCCCGAGCCCATGGCTCGCGCTGCTCGTGATCGCGCCGATCGGCATCGTCGGCGGCATGTGGCCGCCGCCCACGTACGCGACCACGCAGAACCTCGTGCCCGCGCACATGCGCGCGCTGACGAGCGCGGTGCTGCTGTTCTTCTTGAACCTGATCGGCCTCGGGCTCGGGCCGTGGCTCGTCGGCGGCCTCAGCGACGCGCTCGCGCCCGAGTACGGCGCGCAGTCGATCCGCTACGCGCTGGTGGTGGCGATGTTCGCGTACCCGATCGGCGCGTTTTGTTATTGGCGCGCCGCGCGCGAGCTCGGCCGCGCGGCTGCGACGGTCTGA
- a CDS encoding HAD family hydrolase has product MPLRAVVFDLFDTLVDVHMEGLPLVTLNGRTFPSTAGVLHAEVAQHAPVTLEEFAAAQRAVIEEVMQPRHAAGREFPTRERFDFVLARLGLAHPELAERLTSLHMGLLVGQVRHLAHHGDVLARLRARGVKLAVCSNFSHSQTALAILESARLRWHFDAILVSDAVGFLKPRPEIFRATLGALGSAPEETLHVGDSLSADIGGAAALGMRTAWITRRVAKTEEALAKHAGPKPDHVVSDLAEIADIAERG; this is encoded by the coding sequence ATGCCGCTGCGCGCCGTCGTCTTCGACCTCTTCGACACGCTCGTCGACGTGCACATGGAGGGCCTGCCGCTCGTCACGCTGAACGGCCGTACGTTTCCGTCGACCGCCGGCGTGCTTCACGCCGAGGTGGCGCAGCACGCGCCGGTCACGCTGGAAGAGTTCGCCGCCGCGCAGCGCGCCGTGATCGAGGAAGTGATGCAGCCGCGCCACGCGGCGGGGCGCGAGTTCCCGACGCGCGAGCGCTTCGACTTCGTGCTCGCGCGGCTCGGGCTCGCACATCCGGAGCTGGCGGAGCGCCTCACGTCGCTGCACATGGGCTTGCTCGTCGGCCAGGTCCGCCATCTCGCGCACCACGGCGACGTGCTCGCACGACTGCGCGCGCGCGGCGTGAAGCTCGCGGTGTGCTCGAACTTCTCGCACTCGCAGACGGCGCTCGCGATCCTCGAATCCGCGCGCCTGCGCTGGCACTTCGACGCGATCCTCGTGAGCGACGCCGTGGGCTTCCTCAAGCCTCGCCCCGAGATCTTCCGCGCGACGCTGGGTGCGCTCGGCTCCGCCCCGGAAGAGACGCTGCACGTGGGCGACAGCTTGAGCGCCGACATCGGTGGCGCGGCGGCGCTCGGCATGCGCACCGCATGGATCACGCGCCGCGTGGCGAAGACCGAGGAAGCGCTCGCAAAGCACGCAGGCCCGAAGCCCGATCACGTCGTCTCGGACCTCGCCGAGATCGCCGACATCGCCGAGCGCGGGTAA
- a CDS encoding sigma-54-dependent Fis family transcriptional regulator, with amino-acid sequence MSALLGNSLAMRELRARLAKLAPLPTPVLLLGETGTGKTLAARELHRLSPRRAHAFAVLDCGALAPSLAEAELFGAERGAYTGADSRRAGALERAGRGTLLLDEVGELPRELQPRLLRALGERRFARLGGGDVLALEARVVAATNVALRGAVARGEFRGDLYHRLAVVTLALPPLRERLEDLPLLIAAGLARAAAACALAEPRFDASFVAALGDYDWPGNVRELANALERVVALGAPPQLAASDAHALLADLDTASFAPSPRCASSLRDAHGNVAAAARALGLPRTTYRRRLARERALAARE; translated from the coding sequence ATGAGCGCGCTGCTGGGCAACTCGCTCGCGATGCGCGAGCTGCGCGCGCGCCTCGCGAAGCTCGCGCCGCTGCCGACGCCCGTGCTGTTGCTCGGCGAGACGGGCACGGGCAAGACGCTCGCCGCGCGCGAGCTGCACCGCCTCTCGCCGCGGCGCGCACACGCGTTCGCGGTGCTCGACTGCGGCGCGCTCGCGCCCAGCCTCGCCGAGGCCGAGCTGTTCGGCGCCGAGCGCGGCGCGTACACCGGTGCGGACTCACGCAGAGCCGGCGCGCTCGAGCGCGCAGGCCGCGGCACGCTGCTGCTCGACGAAGTGGGCGAGCTGCCCCGCGAGCTGCAGCCGCGCTTGTTGCGGGCGCTCGGCGAGCGGCGCTTCGCCCGCCTCGGCGGCGGCGACGTCCTCGCGCTCGAAGCGCGCGTCGTCGCCGCCACGAACGTCGCGCTGCGGGGCGCCGTCGCGCGCGGCGAGTTCCGCGGCGATCTCTATCACCGCCTCGCGGTCGTGACGCTCGCGCTTCCGCCGCTGCGCGAGCGGCTCGAGGATCTGCCGCTGCTGATCGCCGCCGGCCTCGCTCGCGCGGCGGCAGCCTGCGCGCTCGCCGAGCCGCGCTTCGACGCGAGCTTCGTCGCCGCGCTCGGCGACTACGACTGGCCCGGCAACGTGCGCGAGCTCGCGAACGCACTCGAACGCGTCGTCGCGCTCGGCGCGCCGCCGCAGCTCGCTGCGAGCGACGCGCACGCGCTGCTCGCCGACCTCGATACCGCGAGCTTTGCGCCGAGCCCGCGCTGCGCGTCCAGCCTGCGCGACGCGCACGGCAACGTCGCCGCCGCGGCGCGCGCACTCGGGCTCCCGCGCACGACGTACCGCCGCCGCCTCGCGCGCGAGCGCGCACTCGCCGCGCGCGAGTGA
- a CDS encoding GlsB/YeaQ/YmgE family stress response membrane protein translates to MGILSWIVLGLVVGALAKLIMPGKDPGGIFMTMLLGIVGAVVGGWISTQLGLGVVSGFNVPSLVIATGGALLLLFANRKLRGK, encoded by the coding sequence ATGGGAATTCTCAGCTGGATCGTGCTCGGACTGGTCGTTGGCGCACTCGCGAAACTGATCATGCCGGGTAAAGACCCGGGCGGGATCTTCATGACGATGCTGCTCGGCATCGTCGGCGCAGTCGTCGGCGGCTGGATCTCGACGCAGCTCGGCCTCGGCGTCGTCAGCGGGTTCAACGTCCCGAGCCTCGTCATCGCGACCGGCGGCGCGCTCTTGCTGCTCTTCGCGAACCGCAAGCTGCGCGGCAAATAG
- the htpX gene encoding protease HtpX has translation MKRVFFFVLTNLAVMLVAGVAMQLLGVPQMLAARGIETQLTGLLIMSALFGMTGSFISLALSKTIAKRSVGAQVITEPRTQTEQWLVQTVARQAQAAGIGMPEVAIYEDPTPNAFATGARRDAALVAVSTGLLRGMTTDEVEGVLAHEVSHIANGDMVTLTLIQGVLNTFVIFFSYIVGMIVDSFLRRGEEDRGPGIGAFIARMAAQIVFGMLASLVVMWFSRQREFRADAGGARLASPGKMIGALERLKTRESAPLPESLAAFGISTSKSGGGFARLLMTHPPLDERIERLRANAGLAA, from the coding sequence ATGAAGCGCGTGTTCTTCTTCGTGCTGACCAATCTCGCCGTGATGCTTGTGGCGGGCGTCGCCATGCAGCTGCTCGGCGTGCCCCAGATGCTCGCGGCGCGTGGCATCGAGACCCAGCTCACGGGCTTGCTCATCATGTCCGCGCTGTTCGGCATGACCGGCTCGTTCATCTCGCTCGCGCTCTCGAAGACGATCGCGAAGCGCTCCGTCGGCGCGCAGGTGATCACGGAGCCGCGCACGCAGACCGAGCAGTGGCTGGTGCAGACCGTCGCGCGCCAGGCGCAGGCGGCGGGCATCGGCATGCCCGAGGTCGCGATCTACGAGGACCCGACGCCGAACGCGTTCGCCACCGGCGCGCGCCGCGACGCCGCGCTCGTCGCCGTCTCCACGGGCCTGCTCCGCGGCATGACGACCGACGAAGTCGAGGGCGTGCTCGCGCACGAAGTCAGCCACATCGCGAACGGCGACATGGTCACGCTCACGCTGATCCAGGGCGTGCTGAACACGTTCGTGATCTTCTTCTCGTACATCGTCGGCATGATCGTGGACTCGTTCCTCCGCCGCGGCGAGGAAGACCGCGGCCCCGGCATCGGCGCGTTCATCGCGCGCATGGCCGCGCAGATCGTGTTCGGGATGCTCGCCTCGCTGGTCGTGATGTGGTTCTCGCGCCAGCGCGAGTTCCGTGCCGACGCCGGCGGCGCGCGCCTCGCGAGCCCGGGCAAGATGATCGGCGCGCTCGAGCGCCTCAAGACGCGCGAGAGTGCGCCGCTGCCGGAGTCGCTTGCGGCGTTCGGCATCTCGACCTCGAAGTCCGGCGGCGGCTTTGCGCGCCTCTTGATGACGCACCCGCCGCTCGACGAGCGCATCGAGCGCCTGCGCGCGAACGCGGGGCTCGCCGCCTGA
- a CDS encoding VOC family protein, with protein MQLRQIALAARDLAATVDALTDVLGIEVAFNDPGVGVFGLENGVMPIGETFLEVVSPARANTTAGRWIERRGGDSGYMVIFQVPELAPHRARLEQLGVRIVWEGKQKGAATLHLHPRDVGGAIVSIDVMDEPGAWEWAGPKWRQHVRTDVTRAIVGAELESPEPERLAARWSEVLALPVTRSTVGAPEIAVGGGVLRFVRGASDGVAGVLLDLASPERFRAAAQKRGVLAADGAARIAGTRFAAR; from the coding sequence ATGCAACTTCGCCAGATCGCCCTCGCCGCCCGCGACCTCGCCGCCACCGTCGACGCCCTCACGGACGTGCTCGGCATCGAGGTCGCGTTCAACGATCCGGGCGTCGGTGTGTTCGGCCTCGAGAATGGCGTGATGCCGATCGGCGAGACGTTTCTCGAAGTCGTCTCGCCCGCGCGTGCGAACACCACCGCCGGCCGCTGGATCGAGCGCCGCGGCGGCGACAGCGGCTACATGGTGATCTTCCAGGTCCCCGAGCTCGCCCCGCACCGCGCGCGGCTCGAGCAGCTCGGCGTGCGCATCGTGTGGGAGGGCAAGCAGAAGGGCGCGGCGACGCTGCACCTGCATCCGCGCGACGTCGGCGGCGCGATCGTCTCGATCGACGTGATGGACGAGCCCGGTGCGTGGGAGTGGGCGGGGCCGAAGTGGCGCCAGCACGTCCGCACCGACGTGACGCGCGCGATCGTCGGCGCCGAGCTCGAGAGCCCCGAGCCCGAACGCCTCGCCGCGCGCTGGAGCGAAGTGCTCGCGCTGCCCGTGACGCGCAGCACGGTCGGCGCGCCTGAGATCGCGGTGGGCGGCGGCGTGCTTCGCTTCGTCCGCGGCGCGAGCGACGGCGTCGCCGGCGTGCTGCTCGATCTCGCGAGCCCAGAGCGCTTCCGCGCCGCCGCGCAGAAACGCGGCGTGCTCGCAGCCGACGGCGCCGCACGGATCGCGGGAACCAGATTCGCGGCGCGCTGA
- a CDS encoding TraB/GumN family protein translates to MEPAADAAANPLASSDVRIVARDGREFVLVGTAHVSRESTELVRAVIEAAQPDGVCIELDAGRYAALSQPQRFEQLDLRQVLASRQLPTLFANLVLAAFQHSLGVRLGVRPGAELLEGARAAEAIGKPFFLCDREVRITLRRAWAALSFWKKSLLAAALAESLVARPEMSEADLRELRERDVMTQLLEELARSFPGIKTVLIDERDAYLAEKIRSSPGAKLVAVVGAGHLAGLAAHLERGTEIALAPLETIPPPSQWTKWLAWGVPALIVATVVWLGIEKGAAEVEATALQWILATGTPTAIGAAIAFAHPGTILAAFLAAPITTLSPLIGAGHVTAFVQSYFRPPFVGELSRVLDDLSSWRGLWSNRLLRILLVFVLTSIGGMLGMWVGVGQIVGRVID, encoded by the coding sequence ATCGAACCCGCCGCCGACGCCGCCGCGAATCCGCTCGCCAGCTCCGACGTGCGCATCGTCGCGCGCGACGGTCGCGAGTTCGTGCTGGTCGGCACTGCGCACGTCTCGCGCGAGTCGACCGAGCTCGTGCGCGCCGTGATCGAGGCCGCGCAGCCCGACGGCGTCTGCATCGAGCTCGACGCCGGCCGCTACGCCGCGCTCTCGCAGCCGCAGCGCTTCGAGCAGCTCGACCTGCGCCAAGTGCTCGCGAGCCGCCAGCTGCCGACGCTGTTCGCGAACCTCGTGCTCGCCGCGTTCCAGCACTCGCTCGGCGTGCGGCTCGGCGTGCGTCCCGGCGCGGAGCTGCTGGAAGGCGCACGCGCGGCCGAGGCGATCGGCAAGCCGTTCTTTCTGTGCGACCGCGAGGTGCGCATCACGCTGCGGCGCGCGTGGGCAGCGCTCTCGTTCTGGAAGAAGTCGCTGCTCGCCGCGGCGCTGGCCGAGAGCCTCGTCGCGCGGCCCGAGATGAGCGAGGCCGACCTGCGCGAGCTGCGCGAGCGCGACGTGATGACACAGCTGCTCGAGGAGCTGGCGAGGTCGTTCCCCGGCATCAAGACCGTGTTGATCGACGAGCGCGACGCCTATCTCGCCGAGAAGATCCGCTCCTCGCCGGGAGCAAAGCTCGTCGCGGTCGTCGGCGCCGGGCATCTCGCGGGCCTCGCTGCGCACCTCGAGCGCGGCACCGAGATCGCACTCGCACCGCTCGAGACGATTCCGCCGCCGTCGCAGTGGACGAAGTGGCTCGCCTGGGGCGTGCCGGCGCTGATCGTCGCGACCGTGGTGTGGCTCGGCATCGAGAAGGGCGCTGCCGAAGTCGAGGCGACCGCGCTGCAGTGGATCCTCGCCACCGGCACGCCCACCGCGATCGGCGCCGCGATCGCCTTCGCGCACCCCGGCACGATCCTCGCCGCGTTCCTCGCGGCCCCGATCACCACGCTCTCGCCGCTGATCGGCGCCGGCCACGTCACCGCGTTCGTGCAGAGCTACTTCCGCCCGCCGTTCGTGGGCGAGCTGTCGCGCGTGCTCGACGACCTGAGCTCGTGGCGCGGCCTCTGGAGCAACCGCTTGCTGCGCATCCTGCTCGTGTTCGTACTGACCTCGATCGGCGGGATGCTGGGCATGTGGGTGGGCGTGGGCCAGATCGTGGGTCGCGTGATCGACTGA
- a CDS encoding PspC domain-containing protein, with translation MAISRPGLKRSRDQRIIAGVCGGIAEWLGWNAGVTRLLYVLITVTTAVPAILYLILRIAMPERDRDEF, from the coding sequence ATGGCGATCTCTCGGCCCGGACTCAAGCGCTCGCGCGATCAGCGGATCATTGCCGGCGTCTGCGGCGGCATCGCGGAATGGCTCGGCTGGAACGCAGGGGTGACGCGCCTGCTGTACGTGCTGATCACCGTGACGACCGCGGTGCCCGCGATCCTCTACTTGATCCTCCGGATCGCGATGCCCGAACGAGACCGCGACGAGTTCTGA
- a CDS encoding MATE family efflux transporter produces MTEASSLAPPPGALTAEPPIRGTLAELLKLGWPIVLTQLSTTLMGVVDSAFVGRLGAAELGAVSLASTWSWALFSLFLGSASAVQTFVAQAQGAGDDRRCGTWAWQGLWGIVPPTALAAIATYYATPITLPAIFEALGSSPALVAPAVEYLQPRSLGMAALGVIFVWNGFFRGVGMTWVPLLVGLFANLVNAALDYALIFGEFGAPRLGIAGAAIATAFAEFLDAAILIAVALHPKVRARFHTQPRRPDATSFRRLLRTGLPIGAQWVFDSLSFAVFTLLLAAMSAESVAASHAFIMIVNVSFMVCLGVSGATQTLVGRAVGGGQPNLAVTALKNGMLVGVTISTALAVALTTIPETLMRIFTADPMVLALGVSVLRLGAVFQLLDAIHIVAIGALRGAGDTFWPAACQTVLAWLVFVPGAWFFGVHQGHGLTGAYVGGTLYVALLAGGLVWRFASGKWRGMRI; encoded by the coding sequence ATGACAGAAGCCTCTTCGCTCGCGCCGCCGCCCGGGGCGCTCACTGCAGAACCGCCCATTCGCGGCACCCTCGCCGAGCTGTTGAAGCTCGGCTGGCCGATCGTGCTCACACAGCTCTCGACCACGCTGATGGGCGTGGTCGACTCCGCGTTCGTCGGCCGCCTCGGCGCTGCGGAGCTCGGCGCCGTCTCGCTCGCGAGCACCTGGAGCTGGGCGCTGTTCTCGCTCTTCCTCGGCTCCGCGAGCGCGGTGCAGACCTTCGTCGCGCAGGCGCAAGGCGCGGGCGACGATCGGCGCTGCGGCACGTGGGCGTGGCAGGGCCTGTGGGGGATCGTGCCGCCGACGGCACTCGCGGCGATCGCCACGTACTACGCCACGCCGATCACGCTGCCCGCGATCTTCGAAGCGCTCGGCAGCTCGCCCGCGCTCGTCGCGCCGGCTGTCGAGTACCTGCAGCCGCGCTCGCTCGGCATGGCCGCGCTCGGCGTCATCTTCGTGTGGAACGGGTTCTTCCGCGGCGTCGGGATGACGTGGGTGCCGCTGCTCGTGGGCCTGTTCGCGAACCTCGTGAACGCCGCGCTCGACTACGCGCTGATCTTCGGCGAATTCGGCGCGCCGCGGCTCGGCATCGCGGGCGCCGCGATCGCGACGGCCTTCGCGGAGTTCCTCGATGCGGCGATCCTGATCGCGGTCGCGCTCCACCCGAAAGTGCGCGCGCGCTTTCACACGCAGCCGCGCCGGCCCGACGCGACGAGCTTCCGCCGCCTGCTGCGCACGGGCCTCCCGATCGGCGCGCAGTGGGTGTTCGACTCGCTCTCGTTCGCGGTGTTCACGCTGCTGCTCGCCGCGATGAGCGCAGAGTCCGTCGCCGCGAGCCACGCGTTCATCATGATCGTGAACGTCTCGTTCATGGTGTGTCTCGGCGTCTCCGGCGCGACGCAAACGCTGGTGGGCCGCGCCGTCGGCGGCGGCCAGCCCAACCTCGCGGTGACGGCGCTGAAGAACGGAATGCTCGTGGGCGTCACGATCTCCACGGCGCTCGCGGTCGCGCTCACGACGATTCCCGAAACGCTGATGCGGATCTTCACCGCCGACCCGATGGTGCTCGCGCTCGGCGTCTCCGTGCTGCGCCTCGGCGCGGTGTTCCAGCTGCTCGACGCGATCCACATCGTCGCGATCGGCGCCCTGCGCGGCGCCGGCGACACCTTCTGGCCGGCCGCGTGCCAAACGGTGCTGGCGTGGCTCGTGTTCGTGCCCGGCGCGTGGTTCTTCGGCGTGCACCAGGGCCACGGCCTCACCGGCGCCTACGTCGGCGGCACGCTCTACGTCGCGCTGCTCGCGGGCGGCCTCGTCTGGCGCTTCGCGTCGGGGAAGTGGCGCGGTATGCGGATCTAG